The sequence GCAGTGAGCGACCACTTCCCGCGCGGGATACTGCCGTATCTCCTCGGCGGGTTGCTCGTCGGGCTCGGCGCGGCGGTCATCTATCTCGCAACCGGGATCATCGCGGGCGCGAGCACGTTCCTCGAGTCGACACTCTCGTATGTCTCTACCGTCGACCGATTCAACCGGTTCAAGTACGTCCAATCGCGCGGCTGGCGAGTCGTGTTTACGCTCGGCATCGTCAGTGGTGCGGCCATCTGGGGGCTCGCCCTCGCACCCGATCCGACCATCTGGACGACTGACGTTCAGTGGTGGCGCCTGCTCGGCGGCGGCGTCCTCGTCGGCATCGGCACACGTCTCGGGAAAGGCTGTACGTCGGGCCACGGCGTCTGTGGGGTCGGCTCGCTGTCGAACACCTCGTTGGTTAATGTCGTGACGTTCCTGGCGTTCGCGATCGGAACCGCCCAACTCGTGCAGGCACTGGGGGTGGCTCCATGAGTGACACCGCCCGCAGTCCGCTGGTCCTCCCCGTCATTTACATCGGGGGGCTGATCTTCGGACTGGGACTGGCCATCAGTGGGATGGCCCGCCCGGAGGTCGTCTTGGACTTCCTCCAGCTCGAGGACTTCGGCCTCCTGTTCGTGATGGGAGGCGCCGCCATCGTCACGGGGATCACCTTCACCGTCGCGACGCGCTATCTGGACCGCGCGCCGCTCACCGCTAGTGAGTACACGCGGCGGGTGAAAGAGTTCGACCACAACGTCGTCATTGGGGGGGCCATCTTCGGCGTCGGCTGGGGTCTCTCCGGGATCTGCCCCGGCGCGGCCTACGCAAGCTTCGGCGTCGGCAACTACCCCATCCTCTGGGCGATTGCGGGCATGTTCCTCGGTGCGTACGTCCAGGGATACGCTCGCTCGTTCCGGGGCGGCGATACAGGAGGCAGCTAATCCCTGTCCCACACGCTTACAGGATCGAGGCTGGCCAGTAATATTGTATAATGATGGAAATTCAAAGCAAGATAGCAGAGAGTCGGTCCCATGTTCGGACTTGAGAGCTTGAGTAGTTCAACGCAGGCGGTAGCCACCGTGGGACTCGTCCTTGCGGAGGCCATCGTCCTGTACGTTGGGTACGGTGCGCTCAGTAACACAGTCGGACCGGCCGTGGTCGACGCGATCGGGGGTGCCTGAAGATGGCCATCTTCGGCATGAGCCTCGTGATGCTCGCGGTGTTCGTCGGCTTCGGGCTGCTCATCGGGACCCTCTTCGGGTTCTTCGGCATGGGTGGATCGTTCCTCGTGACGCCCGCGCTGCTGGTGATGGGGTATCCGTCAACGGTCGCCGTTGGGAGCGGACTCGCGTTCGTCTTCGGGACGAGCGTTATTGGTGCGCTCCGCCACCGGGATCACGGACAGGTTGACTACAAACTCGCGGTGATCATGACGATAGCGATGACCCTCGGAATCGAGGGCGGGAAGAGCGTCGTGTTCTTCCTCGAAGCCACCGGGTTGGCCGACCTCATCATCAACGTCGCCTACGTCGGGCTTCTCGCCGCTGTCGGCCTGCTCACGCTGCGCGACGCATGGACGGATGATGAGGACACCGAAGCCAGTGGCGACCTCGCAGACCGGGTTCAGTCAATCCACATCCCACCGATGGTGACGTTACGTGGCGGTATTCGCGTCTCGGGGACGCTCATCTTCGCTGTTGGGCTCGTCATCGGCATCCTCTCGGGGTTCCTCGGCGTCGGCGGTGGATTCCTCCTGATGCCCGCGATGATGTACGGGCTCGGCGTCCCTGCCGCTATCGCCGTCGGGACGGATATCCTCCAAATCACGATTTCGGGCGCGTTCGGCGCGTTCACGTACGCACAATCC comes from Haloplanus sp. XH21 and encodes:
- a CDS encoding DUF7512 family protein, with translation MFGLESLSSSTQAVATVGLVLAEAIVLYVGYGALSNTVGPAVVDAIGGA
- a CDS encoding YeeE/YedE family protein, with protein sequence MASLVPLLAVSDHFPRGILPYLLGGLLVGLGAAVIYLATGIIAGASTFLESTLSYVSTVDRFNRFKYVQSRGWRVVFTLGIVSGAAIWGLALAPDPTIWTTDVQWWRLLGGGVLVGIGTRLGKGCTSGHGVCGVGSLSNTSLVNVVTFLAFAIGTAQLVQALGVAP
- a CDS encoding sulfite exporter TauE/SafE family protein, yielding MAIFGMSLVMLAVFVGFGLLIGTLFGFFGMGGSFLVTPALLVMGYPSTVAVGSGLAFVFGTSVIGALRHRDHGQVDYKLAVIMTIAMTLGIEGGKSVVFFLEATGLADLIINVAYVGLLAAVGLLTLRDAWTDDEDTEASGDLADRVQSIHIPPMVTLRGGIRVSGTLIFAVGLVIGILSGFLGVGGGFLLMPAMMYGLGVPAAIAVGTDILQITISGAFGAFTYAQSGSVAVPVVVFLLVGSALGARIGAWATNLVDEDEIKGYFAAMLLAGSVAVASNKLGTVYGIDQLNTVSTVLIFGAALLVSSAVVLAAVCRLRNDETGTLCRLTTS
- a CDS encoding DUF6691 family protein, yielding MSDTARSPLVLPVIYIGGLIFGLGLAISGMARPEVVLDFLQLEDFGLLFVMGGAAIVTGITFTVATRYLDRAPLTASEYTRRVKEFDHNVVIGGAIFGVGWGLSGICPGAAYASFGVGNYPILWAIAGMFLGAYVQGYARSFRGGDTGGS